One genomic segment of Gottschalkia acidurici 9a includes these proteins:
- a CDS encoding DUF1294 domain-containing protein, which produces MICLEIGYLENFTSKEMILLYYLIIINIISFVAMGIDKMKAKKDMYRISENFLIMLSIVGGAIGELLGMILFRHKTSKKKFYIGVPIIYIITKTITVIMFNYLR; this is translated from the coding sequence GTGATATGTTTGGAAATAGGATATTTAGAAAACTTCACAAGTAAAGAAATGATTTTGTTATATTATTTAATAATTATAAATATCATATCTTTCGTAGCTATGGGAATAGATAAGATGAAAGCTAAAAAGGATATGTATAGAATAAGTGAAAATTTTTTAATAATGCTATCTATAGTGGGAGGAGCTATAGGGGAATTACTAGGAATGATTTTATTTAGACATAAAACTAGTAAAAAGAAATTTTATATAGGAGTTCCAATAATTTATATTATAACTAAGACTATAACTGTTATTATGTTTAACTATTTAAGGTAA
- a CDS encoding class I SAM-dependent methyltransferase: MIILEKLEQLMEKIIKEEELIYAVLSNLKNKNAIEFNKVNIKPVLIKNEKYIQLAYEYKDKVLHKNLTNDECIEELKNLFSNYFKQAMIFTIEADYQILLSKKGKVSILKKKPTKSSIDLNHDRKKEYIIEEGVPCDFLIKLGVMNQDGKVYSKKYDKFKQINKFLELVSDTVYKIEKKEAINIVDFGCGKSYLTFALYYYLRKLLKLNVNIIGLDLKQDVIKLCSNLAKELNYEGLHFINKDIRDFEGLDKVDMVVTLHACNTATDEALVKAVSWDADIILSVPCCQHELFNKIENSTMKPMLKHGIIKERLSSLITDSLRANTLEILGYNTQLLEFIDMEHTPKNIMIRAIKSKDIKKSDTSEYKEFKKFWNIENNYMEKRIKEILNKTII, from the coding sequence GTGATTATTTTGGAAAAACTAGAGCAACTCATGGAAAAAATTATAAAAGAAGAAGAGCTTATATATGCTGTATTAAGTAACCTTAAAAATAAAAATGCTATAGAATTTAATAAAGTTAATATAAAACCCGTGTTAATAAAAAATGAAAAGTATATTCAATTAGCTTATGAGTATAAAGATAAAGTGCTGCATAAAAATCTTACAAATGATGAATGTATAGAAGAGTTAAAGAATCTGTTTTCAAATTATTTTAAGCAGGCAATGATATTTACGATAGAAGCTGATTATCAAATTTTACTAAGTAAAAAAGGTAAAGTAAGTATACTAAAAAAGAAACCAACTAAAAGTTCTATAGATTTAAATCATGATAGAAAGAAAGAATATATAATAGAAGAAGGAGTACCATGTGATTTTTTAATAAAGCTTGGAGTAATGAACCAAGACGGTAAAGTTTATAGTAAAAAATACGATAAATTTAAGCAGATAAATAAATTTTTAGAATTGGTGTCGGATACAGTTTATAAGATTGAAAAAAAAGAAGCTATAAATATAGTTGACTTTGGATGTGGTAAGTCTTACTTAACATTTGCACTTTATTATTATCTTAGAAAACTATTAAAATTAAATGTAAATATAATAGGATTGGATTTAAAACAAGATGTGATAAAACTATGCAGTAATTTAGCAAAAGAACTTAATTATGAAGGATTACATTTTATAAATAAAGATATTAGAGACTTTGAGGGGTTAGATAAAGTGGATATGGTAGTTACACTACATGCCTGTAATACAGCCACAGATGAAGCGCTTGTTAAGGCAGTAAGTTGGGATGCGGATATTATACTTTCAGTACCTTGTTGTCAACATGAATTATTTAACAAGATAGAGAATTCGACTATGAAGCCTATGCTGAAACATGGAATAATAAAAGAGAGACTATCTAGCTTAATAACAGATAGTTTAAGGGCAAATACTTTAGAGATATTAGGATATAATACTCAGCTTTTAGAATTTATAGATATGGAACATACTCCTAAAAATATAATGATAAGAGCAATAAAATCAAAAGATATCAAAAAATCAGATACATCAGAATATAAAGAATTTAAAAAATTCTGGAACATAGAGAATAACTATATGGAGAAGAGGATAAAAGAAATTTTAAATAAAACGATTATATAA